Genomic segment of Salvia hispanica cultivar TCC Black 2014 chromosome 2, UniMelb_Shisp_WGS_1.0, whole genome shotgun sequence:
TACGTTATTGAAAATGTGTATCGATTTGCAATTGTTTATTGATTATCGTTTCGATGAATAGTAGTATCATAATTACTCCTGTAGAGCTGTTAGAGTTGTTGATCTCAACCACGGATTTGTGAGAGATGTTGATCCACCAAGATCGAAAAGTAGTATCATAATTACTCTTGTAGAGTTGTTGATCTCAACCACGGATTTGGATTTGTCAGAGTTGTTGATCCACCAAGATTGAGAGTTTTGTACATGAAGAATTGCACCTAGTTCAAAATTTCTGGAGATTTATTGTGCAAGtctacaattttatttgcttattCATGCAAAATGTTGTCTGTTGTTTTTAAGCTACATCGTAATTTTTTGCCTTATGTATAACTGTATTGGCAGACCTTGTAGATATAACAAACGACCGTTTACAAAAAGTAGTTCAATATAGTTGTGAAACTCATTTCGATTATTCTCTGCTATAATCGTATAGGAGTAATCTAGTTTAACTctagaaaaaatattctttaacTGCTACAgtgttatatttttactatttaagATGAATGTTAATGAACCTAAGATAAATATAggttataaaataaaattactacaatataaaataaagtaaaaataaagatactgtaggggagtgttagggtgccaccacctcttaaaataacaccataccccTATTCCTAGcctaaaataacaccataccactattcctagccaatcatttgtacacgtggacaaataataagctgccatgtggtaaaaaaaaagttaaaaaagacCGGCCAACAATATTTtgtacactatacaacaatttttcttggacaacaatatccaaaacgctagacaacaatctatatattgctgtgtagcgtatgaatattattgtatatgtGGTGTtacggtgtcactttaagatgTGTTGTcatttaacacaaacctacaatttctcaaataaaataagtagtaTAATGATAAGAATGAGGCCATGTTAATTAGGCGATACAAGATACTCCACATCATACGACATACATCcaacaaactttaaaaaatgtacaaaacatgattaatagtattattccatatataattaaagattaATAAATGCACTTTTACTCTATGCATATCGTGTGTATAGAAAGAAACTATAACAAAATACTACAGAAATTGATGATGAAATGTAAATACAGCcgcaaataaaataaaggcaAAAGAGTATTTCAACGGctccaaacaaaaaataatctttatttttcGAAGTTCATTTTTCATGGCTTAAAAGTAATTAGGAGTATATATGGGTTTAGCGAggtttttttctaaaatcatcGTGTATTATtgctagtactatattttagttGTCGGAATTTTGGTTTCAAAAAGGaatttcaatatttcttcCCAAAGAATTAcagaatttctttttcttgagtCTAGCCATAAGCATTTAAGAAGTAGTGGAGTACagtatatattgatattaaataCATATGTGTACAGGTAAAATAAGCAAAgaaattgatttcttttaagttttaattgttcaacaatctgattaataaataatattagtcCACTACATGAGGTAATTATATGCGTTGAGAAAGCCAAATGAGCAGCAGCCTTTTGGAAGtgtaatcaaagaaaaaaatggagaagaGTCCTACATACTCTCCTTATAATTTTCGTAGTTGCATATTTATACTCTCCTTATAATTTTCGTAGTTgcatatttaaacaaaaagtGAAATGCATAAAAGGACCCTAACTTTTCGATTTATAACATTGGTAacttctaataaaaaaaatttccaccACAGGAGtctaacataatttaaaatcacaaaccttgtaaattttaccattttccgGATGAAAATGCCCAAAGAGCTTGAAGGGCATTTTTTGCAATCCCTAAATTCGCTGTCATATGAATTCTGTCACATTTCTGTCAGCAGCTTCTTAGTGATTTGCTAATAAGTTCTGGTATTTCATACGTGAGTAAAGTTTTGTCAATATttgtaccaaaaaaaattcttatatCCCTCTATTTCTAGTTAGTATTAACAATATAGTACTTATATCACGTAGGAAATtcattgaaaaacaaaaatatttcccTACAAATATTTCTTTATCTATCTCTACTAAcataggggagtgttatattgctaactcataacttaattgctaattacaactaaatagtagccattagatattcaaattaagagcttagatcattaatccctaaatgtcaatacgatcaacgaaaaacgtcaataaggtcataggattaattccaaaaaatatcaataggggtattaatgtcaattaattaCATgcttagttataactaacttttaaaacaaatcccaaaactttaaattcatatcacatatatcaaattaaagataatttcataaggattccaacgatatcctacatgcatatgttccgacatcaaaatttgaaaaaaaaatcgaaattttttaattttttcgtgcaatcagaaatgtcaacatactatataaaatatgtcaatataatacatgtagaatgtcaatataagcaatgtgttaacattcttaaagcattgtgttgacattctcaaagcattgtgttgacattctcaaagcattgtgttgatattttcggaaCACCTGTATtgacattcttaaagcattgtgttgacattctcaaagcattgtgttaattaataaaaatgaaaattacacgtgacaaattgtagaccacacgttttctaaaatcctatggccttaaattagttgtagttagcaattaaatgatgagttagcaattgatcactcccctatatcCCTCTATTTCTAGTTAGTGTTAACAATATAGTACTTATATCACGTAGGAAATTCAttgagaaacaaaaatatttcccCACAAATATTTCTTTATCTATCTCTactaacataaatatattgatatatataagtaATTTAATGGAGTAGTTAGCTAATTAAATGCTATCTATATTTGTGTTTAACATAGGAAATGTTAAGCTGGCAACGCTAATTTGGGTGACATTGTACCACCAATTGTTGCCATTGGATATAAAAATCGGACTGCTCTATCTAAGCCTGCCACATGGCAggtgaaattatataaaaaaaagaaatttttttttgagaaagGGTATTTTCGAGAGTCACGTTTGAGCGGTTATTCACCATCCTTCAATCACgttattttccttattttctcTCTCGCAAATCTCTTCAGAGATATATAAAATCCATTCAACCTACAAATCCCAAAGAAACTCCAATCTCCAATTGCCTCCTACAACCTTCCGGCGAAACCAATTCATTTTTGGTGTAACATGTTTTTTGAATATCAGATTGCTTGGTTATATATTATGCATTGCTTTTCTCTGTACTCACAATTGCATATCTGTGTTAAAATTGCATTTGTGAAGACTCGAGGTTCGGGCAGCAGTTCGGCCAACCATTTGGTGTAGCAGAGAAAGAAAGCTGTGAAGTTGCTAACTAAACCATTGTGTAGATGCGCGAAATATCGAGAACTAGGTCACCATGATGCTAGGAATTGCGGTctgaaaaggggaaaaacaTAGACATTATTTAGCTAGGAGTAATACTTTGTTGTTTTCCTTGTTTATAACGGTGTTCGGTTCTGATTGTTCTACAGTATAACAACTTTGTTATGCtaaaatgtatttttgttttgggctAGCATAGTTTAATCAACAGATTGCTTATTAATAAAGTTGACATTGCTTGTTAGTGATAACAAGTTTGCTTATTATGTATTATAACTCAATTTCATTGCCGTGTGATAATATGTAGTTTACTTGTCTGTTggttattttttctttaccGAGGAAGGTCTGCACtctttcattttagtaatagcTGCGTTAAAAATGCATCACCCTCTGCTATTAACACTTATGTTTTTGCATAGATCCAGATGATGATTAATGCCAAGAAACACATGGCCAAACTATAAAACCAAGGTCAATGAAAGTCTAAAAACATCATAGtatgaaacaaataaaaaaccatcACGAATGAAGAGTTAGTTAAACCAAAAAACCATCAAACTATTCATCTatattcaaacaaaacaaattatcaaTGAACTCATGAGGTTCATATCCATCGGAATGACGCTCGGATCCACAGTGAGGTTCATCAGATTGACTTCTTCGGTCCTCATCTTCCTCAGGATCTTTGGATGCCTTCCTTTTTCTAACCATTGTAAAAGTGAATACTGCATTGCACgactaaaataattagacTATTGAATATAGAAtcactaaaaattttaaactaaacAAGAAACAATTCTAGGCAACCACCATTATAAAGCAATTGTACATAATAAACAAGCAATTGTGATAAAATAGTGGAACAAAAGCAATAACCAAGCAATAGTAACGATAAAATGCAAAGCCAATAGCAAAACAAACAGTATCTTCGCGACTATACATGAAGCACTTTCAAATGAATAAGAAAGATTGACATCCGCGAGCAAGCACACAAATTGGACAAGATAAGCAATTATCACTTACTAATCAAGCaattcattttagtttttggAATTTGATTCTAAGCAAGCAATTTGTATTATGTGGacaatcaattaatcaaacacAGTGAAGcaattcactattttttttgctttaagtGTAGATAAAGCAATCTATAATGTTTAATCAAGCAATTCACCACAGCCTCGTCAAGCAATTAACGCATAAGCTTAATCAAACTTAGTGAAGCAATTCAATCTATTTCTTGCCTAAGTGCAGATAAAGCTATCCATAATGTTTAGTCAAACAATCCACCACAAGCTCATCAAGAAATTAAAGCATAAGctgaataaaaaattgcatacAGTCATCAAACCATTAGAGGGATAACCATTTATAAAATTGCATACACgtcaattaatttcataaaataaataaaattaaaaagaaggTTTTATTTTAGAACAAGCATAATTAACTCCGGAACTAGCAAGTAGTCAGTCAATAATAagcaaacacaaaaaaatagatgaCAACCAAgcaaagaataaaaaagaacCAAGCACATCTCACCGAACTACACATTATTCTGTCTGTAGCACAACAAGCAAGCATTACAGTACAACAAAGCATTTAACAAGGCTTAATAACACGTCATTAATATGTATGAATCTCATCGGGATCCCGTTACTAAAAAGTGTACTGGATCTTTTTCTAACAAGCAACCAACACAATTAAAACAAGCAATTCCTAATGCTCAGCAAAACATAAGCAATTAGTCGGATACGGAATGAAGCAATCCAGAAACAAGAATTCATACTAAGTGCTGGTGCAAAACGTAAATAAAGGTTTCATCCAGAAATGTAAGCAAATGATTCATACAAATATCAATCAATTAAAGAACACAGGAATTTAGAATACGCAAAGCAGCATCAGTCGCATATGGAATGGAGCAAATTAGGGAACAATAGAAACAAGAACCAATCAACATAAACAATAAGCGTAATGAATTTAGCAGGGGTGTTGGTGATAATcagtccaaaaaaaaaagcaatagCACGATAATCACTATGTATAGAACCTAAGTAATCACTAAGCAGTCAGactaagaaataaagaaacgaAAATCGAACCAATCGAGCAGTCGCAGGGAGTGGAGGCAAACTTCCCGTTAATAAAACTTTCAAGCGCGAACTTGGAGAAATCGCTACTGGAGCAGTCGCGGGCAGTAACGATGAGCAGCAGAAATCGCTGATGGGGAGATTTGGAGAGAGATGGGTTGATTGGGGAGAGAGAATGGATTCAGTTTTGAAGTAGTGGGAGGGAGTTATCGCTGATTGGAAGAGAATATGAATCAGCGCCCTAATTTACCGGGATTTTCCATTCCGTATCAGTTTTAATTTCAggaaaaagacataattatccTTGTAAGCAACAAATTGTGAACACCCAAGCAATCCGTACTCTATTTCTACAATTCAATCTCAGCCATCTATATAGAAGATTTGATGGCTATAAATGGTGTTACATTGTCACTTTAATTAAGGTGTCACCATAGTGGGCCCCGTTGAACATATGCGTAAACTTTTgtgattaatttcattttaattttcgaGCTTTACCGAATAACCCTTAATTATTCAACGACttgtttttgttataataataaatttcatcGAAGTCCATTCGCATGGTGCAACCGAGAATGTGAAATCAGTACATGCATGATTATATGTCCCGAATGCTAAAACTACTACTAcacttatttataataatgcacatttataaaaaaaatagtactcacTCCATCCCATGTTACTTGAGGATTTGTTTCTCGTTTAGTAAAACATTGATAGGAATGAGAATTTTATCAATGTATTTGGAGAATGACTCTCAAACCTTATAgctattactttaattttacaaataacaaatttaaatttataattatctttaattataGATAATTATGGTGGATCATATTAAATGTTCCAATAGTAATTGGCGGAGTGTGGCAGGAGGACACTCCTGCCCACATGGTCGGGGAGGCGGTGATCGATAGCCTACAAAGATGGCCTACAAAGACCCTCGGAGTCACCTATGGAATTTCAATTGTAGTAGCTCCTCATGCCCAGAAGGAATCCCTCAGTTGTGTAATCCAGTTTGTGATCGCGGCTTGGGTCGGTCTGATGACAGTTAGAGCATGAATAACGCATCCGGGCCGGGCCGCAACTCGCGAGTCCCGGCCCGTGTTTAGCGTTGGAGGCGGTTGAGTCACGGCCCGGGACGGTCCCGAGGACGCAGTTGCGTCCCCGGGCCGCTCCCGAGGCCCGTCCCGGCCTAGCGTTAATCGGCATGGGCCGTGCCGCAATGAGTCCCGGCCCGACGTTATTTGTGGTTCGGGCCGGGCCGGGCCGCAacttcttaaatttttttttttaaaaattcgaaaattaatatataaataccactcttccatccattttcaaatcacttcaacttcattctctctcactctcacgataaaatttgaaaaatgccGCCTCAGCGTGAAGGCCAACGAGCAATCGAAGCTCAAATGGCTCGAATGTTAGAGACGGCGATGCCCGCAATCCAAGAAGAAATCAACAACGAGGTGGAACGCTATCAAGCTGCTATCCAAGCGTGGAACGAGTAACACAACCGGGTACCGCGTACTTAGATGTATATCCACCGAGACCGTGAACAAGCTGGTTTGCGGCTTTTCATGGATTATTTCTCTGCAGATCCTCGATGGAGTGATCAGATGTTCCGTCGCCGGTTCCGGATGCGGAGGCATGTGTTCTTGCGCATTGTCAACGCAGTTGTGGCTCGTGACGCGTACTTTATGCAAACCTTCGATGCTGTCGGGCGGCAAAGTATATCGACTTTACAGAAATGCACATCCGCCCTCCGCCAACTCGCTTACGGAACAACTGCAGATATGTTTGATGAGTACCTCCATGTGAGCGAGCATACTGGACGCGCTTGCCTAGCCAAATTCTGTCGGGCAGTGATCGAAGCATTCAAGGACACATACTTGAGAAAGTCAACGTCCGATGATGTTCGCAGATTGGTGCGAATGCACGAGGAGAGGCACGGCTTCCCGGGGATGCTGGGCAGCATCGACTGTATGCACTGGTCgtggaagaattgtccaaTGGCTTGGAGAGGAGCATTCACTAGCGGGCACAAGGGCTCGCATCCAACGATTGTGTTGGAGGCCGTTGCCGACCAACGgttgtggatctggcatgcctaCTTTGGAGTCGctgggtcgaacaacgacctcaatgTGTTGAACGGGTCTCCATTGTTCAACGACTTGTGTGCCGAGCGAGCGCCTACCGTAGAGTTCACGGCCAACCACCGTCGGTACACTATGGGGTACTATCTGGCAGACGGGATCTACCCTAGATGGCCCGTGTTCGTGAATACCATCACATGTCCGACTATGAATAGGAGGAAGTTGTTTGCCAAAAAGCAAGAGGCGGCTCGGAAAGatgtggagcgcgcatttggagTTCTCCAATCACGTTGGGCTATAGTGAAGGGACCGGCCCGTGGTTGGCACCGTCCGCTAatcgccgacatcatgtatgcatgtatcataatgcataacatgatcgtTGAGGACGAGGGAGACAACGCCACTGATTGGAGCGACGATTCGCTTGTCAGCGCCAGCAGTAGCTACACTGTCACCGATCCGACCGTGCAAGGTGTTCCTCACTACGTGCGCAATGTCATGGCCCGTTCAGCGGCGATGCGCCAAGAAGATCAACACACACGCCTCCAAGCGGAtctaattgaagaaatttggaaCCGCAATTGacttatgttttaaatttttttttttcgaatttttaaatttcaatgttgtaattttctattttccgactgaacaatgaattttcccggttttaattgttcaatgtattctattttacgattaaaatatgttgtgaATAGTGCAGATGAATAGTTGTGGCCTGAGTTGTGGCCCGAGTTGTGGCCTGCGGTGTTAATGGAGTTGTGGCCTGGAACCCCTAATTTGAAggaatgatgacgtggaggaGACTTGCGGCCCAAATCCGGGCCAGGGTTATTCATGCTCTTATGCTCGTTCCCAATATTATCCGGCAACTTTATTGGAGACTGAGGAATACTGGACATAAATTTCCATTTCCAGAAAGTAGAGTTGACAAGTGGGTGAGATTGTATTTTGTCACAACCAGGCCCCAGCCCAG
This window contains:
- the LOC125206409 gene encoding protein ALP1-like: MYIHRDREQAGLRLFMDYFSADPRWSDQMFRRRFRMRRHVFLRIVNAVVARDAYFMQTFDAVGRQSISTLQKCTSALRQLAYGTTADMFDEYLHVSEHTGRACLAKFCRAVIEAFKDTYLRKSTSDDVRRLVRMHEERHGFPGMLGSIDCMHWSWKNCPMAWRGAFTSGHKGSHPTIVLEAVADQRLWIWHAYFGVAGSNNDLNVLNGSPLFNDLCAERAPTVEFTANHRRYTMGYYLADGIYPRWPVFVNTITCPTMNRRKLFAKKQEAARKDVERAFGVLQSRWAIVKGPARGWHRPLIADIMYACIIMHNMIVEDEGDNATDWSDDSLVSASSSYTVTDPTVQGVPHYVRNVMARSAAMRQEDQHTRLQADLIEEIWNRN